A genome region from Bombilactobacillus bombi includes the following:
- a CDS encoding alpha/beta fold hydrolase yields MNFLTTDQVRISYQDMGAGQPVVLLAGLGSYSTVWQLTQEFLLQHDYRVITIDARNQGLSEHTAKGLRISRHAADVYELLLYLQLENVIGIGNSMGAATWFSYISIFGTQNLQAVVDIDQSPKMINTKNWPYGFKDLTVTNFASYLQQPFGRATYQNLPDKIYYQNKKLQQQVPYDSHLNYSLLLDHASQDWRDIICNLNIPLLVVAGQRSPFFDCHFAQKTAQLAPHGQAQVIAQAGHLPMAEQAQVFNQILDKFLIGLI; encoded by the coding sequence ATGAACTTTTTAACAACAGATCAAGTTCGTATTAGTTATCAAGATATGGGCGCCGGTCAACCGGTTGTATTATTAGCTGGTTTGGGTAGTTATAGCACGGTTTGGCAATTAACCCAAGAATTTTTATTACAACATGACTATCGTGTAATTACTATTGATGCGCGTAATCAGGGATTATCTGAACATACTGCTAAGGGATTGCGTATTAGCCGTCATGCTGCTGATGTATATGAGCTATTATTGTATTTGCAATTAGAAAATGTCATTGGAATTGGTAATTCAATGGGTGCTGCGACTTGGTTTAGCTACATTAGTATTTTTGGAACACAAAACTTGCAGGCAGTAGTGGATATTGATCAGAGTCCCAAAATGATTAATACAAAAAATTGGCCTTATGGTTTTAAAGATTTAACTGTAACTAATTTTGCGAGTTATTTGCAGCAACCGTTTGGTCGGGCTACTTATCAAAACTTGCCTGACAAAATTTATTATCAAAATAAAAAATTACAACAACAGGTGCCTTATGATAGTCATTTAAACTATTCATTATTATTGGATCATGCAAGCCAAGATTGGCGGGATATAATTTGTAATTTGAACATTCCATTATTAGTAGTTGCTGGTCAAAGGTCTCCTTTTTTTGATTGTCATTTTGCACAAAAGACGGCCCAATTAGCTCCTCATGGACAAGCACAAGTAATTGCCCAAGCAGGTCACTTGCCGATGGCAGAACAAGCGCAAGTATTTAATCAGATTTTGGACAAATTTTTAATAGGTCTTATTTAA
- a CDS encoding anion permease: MKLNKVKYSKFIWPLVIGLLIWFTTPWCPVGVTPAAWHILAIFVATIIGCITQPLPIAGVAIIGITLTVLLGIVPMDVAMSSFGNGTVWMIAMAYFMSRGFINTGLGRRVALHFVRLFGKKTLGLAYSLIGVDLLTSPATPSNTARAGGIVYPIIQSLAETYGSKVGDGTERKIGSFLVFAEYHGDLITSGMFMTAMAPNLVAVALAKSLHVNLSWMSWFMAALLPGLISLIVVPWLIYKMYPPEIKDTPNAKEWAETELAKLGKVTFPEKIMAAVFIMALILWMLSSFINMEASLVAFMAVSVLLICGVLTVKDILQETGAWNTLVWFSILIFMANELNKLGFIPWLSKSIGGALNGVSWGIVLAILVIFYFYSHYLFASGTAHVSAMYGALLGVAISAGAPPVLAAMLLGFTGAIFSSTTHYANGPASVLFGTGYVDQSSWWKYNFILAFFYLFVWGVLGTFWMKIIGIW, encoded by the coding sequence ATGAAACTGAATAAAGTTAAATATTCTAAATTTATCTGGCCGCTAGTAATTGGCTTGCTTATTTGGTTTACTACCCCTTGGTGTCCAGTGGGAGTAACACCTGCAGCATGGCATATTCTGGCAATTTTTGTAGCCACAATTATTGGTTGTATTACACAGCCCTTACCCATTGCTGGTGTAGCAATTATTGGCATTACGCTTACCGTTTTATTAGGGATTGTTCCTATGGATGTCGCTATGTCTAGTTTTGGTAACGGAACAGTATGGATGATTGCGATGGCTTATTTTATGTCCCGGGGCTTTATTAATACTGGTCTTGGACGGCGTGTAGCATTACACTTTGTTCGTTTATTCGGTAAAAAGACTTTAGGATTAGCATATTCTTTAATTGGAGTTGATTTATTAACTTCACCAGCAACGCCCAGTAATACAGCACGTGCAGGGGGAATTGTTTATCCCATTATTCAATCTTTAGCCGAAACTTATGGATCTAAGGTAGGTGATGGTACCGAACGTAAAATTGGTTCTTTCTTGGTTTTTGCTGAATATCACGGTGATTTAATTACTAGTGGGATGTTCATGACTGCAATGGCTCCTAACTTAGTAGCAGTTGCTTTAGCTAAGAGTTTACATGTTAATCTATCTTGGATGAGTTGGTTCATGGCTGCTTTGTTGCCTGGATTGATCAGTTTGATTGTTGTTCCATGGTTAATTTACAAAATGTATCCTCCAGAAATTAAAGACACCCCAAATGCTAAAGAATGGGCTGAAACGGAATTAGCTAAACTTGGTAAAGTTACTTTTCCAGAAAAGATTATGGCTGCAGTATTTATTATGGCCTTGATTTTGTGGATGCTATCCAGTTTTATCAATATGGAAGCCTCATTAGTAGCCTTTATGGCAGTATCTGTCTTATTAATTTGTGGTGTTTTAACAGTTAAGGATATTCTTCAAGAAACAGGTGCTTGGAATACCTTAGTTTGGTTTTCGATTTTAATTTTTATGGCTAATGAATTAAATAAATTAGGTTTTATTCCCTGGTTATCAAAATCTATTGGTGGTGCCTTAAATGGTGTCAGTTGGGGTATTGTTTTGGCTATTTTAGTAATTTTTTACTTTTACAGTCACTATTTATTTGCTAGTGGAACAGCTCATGTTTCCGCGATGTACGGGGCTTTATTAGGTGTAGCAATTTCTGCTGGTGCACCTCCAGTTTTAGCTGCGATGTTGTTAGGATTTACAGGAGCAATCTTTTCTTCTACGACGCATTATGCTAACGGCCCAGCGTCTGTTCTTTTTGGTACAGGTTATGTTGATCAAAGTAGCTGGTGGAAGTATAACTTTATTTTAGCTTTCTTCTATTTGTTTGTATGGGGAGTTCTAGGAACCTTCTGGATGAAAATTATTGGTATCTGGTAA
- a CDS encoding L-lactate dehydrogenase, producing the protein MKINQRKVLLVGDGAVGSSFAFSLLQNCQVDELVITDLKKDHVNGDVADLEDIIPFESNTKISAGEYSDAQDAAIVVITAGVPRKPGESRLDLVQKNYQILKSIVEPIVASGFQGCFVVSSNPVDILTTLTQKLSGFPKNKVIGTGTSLDTARLKVALAQKLNVAVNDINSYVLGEHGDSSFVNFEETTVLGRPLAELITLAETDKEELEQQVRSKGGYIIQNKGATFYGVARCLAQICQAILDNQNLVVPISAPLNGEYGLYDMYLGSPAIINNEGIAQVIATPLSQDELKKMKISATQLAAILEQI; encoded by the coding sequence ATGAAGATTAATCAACGCAAAGTATTATTAGTAGGTGACGGTGCGGTAGGATCATCGTTTGCTTTTTCTTTATTGCAAAATTGTCAAGTAGATGAATTAGTTATTACTGATCTCAAAAAAGATCATGTTAACGGAGATGTAGCTGATTTAGAAGATATTATTCCCTTTGAAAGTAACACTAAAATATCGGCTGGAGAATATTCTGATGCTCAAGATGCAGCTATTGTTGTGATAACAGCCGGAGTTCCACGCAAACCTGGAGAAAGTCGGCTGGATTTAGTACAAAAAAATTACCAGATTTTAAAATCAATTGTCGAACCCATTGTTGCAAGTGGGTTTCAAGGCTGTTTTGTAGTTTCTAGTAATCCTGTGGATATTCTGACCACCTTAACACAAAAGTTATCTGGATTTCCGAAGAATAAAGTGATTGGAACTGGAACTTCTTTAGATACAGCTCGTTTAAAAGTCGCATTAGCTCAAAAATTAAATGTTGCTGTTAATGATATTAATAGCTACGTACTAGGTGAACATGGTGACAGTTCTTTTGTTAATTTTGAAGAAACGACTGTTTTAGGTCGACCATTAGCTGAATTAATAACCTTAGCTGAGACTGATAAAGAAGAATTAGAGCAACAAGTACGTAGTAAGGGCGGTTATATTATTCAAAACAAGGGTGCGACTTTTTATGGAGTAGCACGTTGCTTAGCTCAAATTTGTCAAGCAATTTTAGATAATCAAAATTTAGTTGTGCCGATATCAGCTCCTCTAAATGGTGAGTATGGACTATATGATATGTATTTGGGTTCACCTGCAATCATTAATAATGAAGGTATTGCTCAAGTTATTGCAACCCCATTATCCCAAGATGAGCTGAAAAAAATGAAAATTTCAGCCACCCAACTAGCAGCAATTTTAGAACAGATTTAA
- a CDS encoding flavocytochrome c, with product MTEKFIFQATAKEQLQEQYDVIIIGSGGTGLTSALQAHELGLKPVILEKMPKIGGNTTKASSGMNAAETMVQLNHQIVDSYQDFYDDVYQGGGQQNNPALLHYFTEHSALAIDWLAAHDIHLDDLTITGGMKVMRTHRPASMAPIGGFLVTELLKQIDQAHLPLFTDIKVTQILQEDGHVKGVQAQIDGQSKTILAPAVILATGGFGAGQKLIKKYRPDLADLKTTNQPGAVGDGIELAAAIGAQLVDMDQIQVHPTVQQDGEHPYLIGEAVRGEGAILVNKNGERFVNELDTRKNVTAAINNLKENGATLIFDQSVRERVKAIEFYDHIGLVKTGQSLVDLAQQNNFAADILEQTIQTWNQAVQKHQDNEYQRSTGMERQLTQAPYYSIHIAPAVHYTMGGIAINANTQVMSQKGEVIPGLYAAGEVAGGLHGNNRIGGNSIAETIIFGRQAGQQVFKYLQKGDK from the coding sequence ATGACAGAAAAATTTATTTTTCAAGCAACTGCAAAAGAACAACTCCAAGAGCAATATGATGTAATCATTATTGGTTCAGGTGGAACTGGTTTAACTAGTGCTTTGCAAGCACATGAACTAGGATTAAAACCAGTAATCTTAGAAAAAATGCCCAAAATTGGTGGCAATACTACGAAAGCTTCGTCAGGAATGAATGCTGCAGAAACTATGGTGCAGTTAAATCATCAGATAGTTGATAGCTATCAAGATTTTTATGATGATGTTTATCAAGGTGGCGGTCAACAAAATAATCCCGCTTTATTACATTATTTTACAGAACATAGCGCGTTGGCTATTGATTGGTTGGCAGCTCATGATATTCATTTAGATGATTTGACAATTACTGGCGGCATGAAGGTAATGCGGACCCATCGTCCAGCTTCGATGGCTCCTATCGGTGGATTTTTAGTGACTGAATTGCTCAAACAAATAGATCAAGCGCACTTACCATTATTTACCGATATAAAAGTGACGCAAATATTACAAGAAGATGGGCATGTTAAAGGGGTTCAAGCACAAATTGATGGGCAAAGTAAAACCATTTTGGCGCCAGCAGTCATTTTAGCTACAGGTGGATTTGGTGCTGGTCAAAAATTAATTAAAAAATATCGCCCTGATTTAGCTGATTTAAAGACTACTAACCAACCAGGAGCTGTGGGGGATGGTATTGAATTAGCCGCAGCTATAGGAGCTCAACTAGTAGATATGGATCAAATTCAGGTTCACCCAACGGTTCAACAAGATGGTGAACATCCATATTTAATCGGAGAAGCGGTGCGTGGCGAAGGAGCCATTTTAGTTAATAAAAACGGTGAACGATTTGTTAATGAATTAGATACACGTAAAAACGTTACTGCTGCTATTAATAATTTGAAAGAAAATGGTGCTACTTTAATTTTTGACCAAAGTGTACGTGAACGTGTGAAAGCTATTGAGTTTTATGATCACATCGGCTTAGTAAAAACTGGCCAAAGCTTAGTTGATTTAGCTCAACAAAATAATTTTGCGGCCGATATCTTGGAGCAGACCATTCAAACTTGGAATCAAGCTGTTCAAAAGCACCAAGATAACGAATATCAGCGAAGTACTGGAATGGAGCGGCAATTAACACAAGCACCATATTATTCAATTCACATTGCGCCAGCAGTGCATTATACAATGGGCGGAATTGCAATTAATGCTAACACTCAAGTAATGAGTCAAAAGGGCGAAGTAATTCCTGGCCTATATGCTGCAGGTGAAGTAGCAGGTGGGCTACATGGTAATAACCGTATCGGTGGCAATTCAATCGCTGAAACCATTATTTTTGGGCGGCAAGCAGGACAACAAGTTTTCAAATATCTGCAAAAAGGGGATAAGTAA
- a CDS encoding class II fumarate hydratase: MAEYRIEEDTLGPVKIPDTALWGAQTERSRNNFQTGSKMPLEIIKVLLQIKKAAAIANKNEKAIAAEKADLIVEAIDQLLALNDDQLRKDFPLVVYQTGSGTQTNMNVNEVVAHMAGQINSDLEILPNDDVNHGQSSNDIFPTAMNITAAVAVRDLEKAAQHLIAELKKKQEQYWHVVKIGRTHLQDATPLTFGQEVSGWVSMIEHDLSYLQQLAPTLNELAMGGTAVGTGLNAAPHFADLIADKMSQLYDIEFTAKTNKFYGLAAHSGLNVVHGAMKTLAADLMKIANDVRFLGSGPRAGYNELNIPANEPGSSIMPGKVNPTQAEAITMAAVRVMGNDVVVDLASSQGNFEMNVYKPVLIDAFLESAQLLSGTMMGFADKMISGMTVNEERMQELVDKSLMTVTALSPHIGYHDSAKIAQQAQKAGTTLKEAAVKSGKVTSEQFDKWVVPINMTNIDQN, encoded by the coding sequence ATGGCAGAATATCGTATTGAAGAGGATACTTTAGGACCAGTTAAGATTCCGGATACCGCATTATGGGGTGCCCAAACTGAACGTAGTCGTAATAACTTTCAAACAGGCAGTAAAATGCCTTTAGAAATTATCAAAGTTTTGTTACAAATTAAAAAAGCAGCCGCAATTGCTAACAAAAATGAAAAAGCAATTGCTGCAGAAAAAGCAGATTTAATTGTCGAAGCTATTGATCAATTATTAGCTTTAAACGATGACCAATTGCGCAAGGACTTTCCATTGGTTGTTTATCAAACTGGGTCAGGAACGCAAACTAATATGAATGTCAATGAAGTAGTGGCTCATATGGCCGGTCAAATTAATTCTGATTTAGAAATTTTACCTAATGATGATGTTAATCATGGTCAAAGTTCTAATGATATTTTTCCAACTGCAATGAATATTACTGCAGCTGTAGCAGTCCGTGATTTAGAAAAAGCAGCACAACATTTAATTGCCGAATTAAAAAAGAAACAAGAACAATATTGGCATGTAGTAAAAATTGGTCGTACTCATTTACAAGATGCAACTCCGTTGACTTTTGGGCAAGAAGTGAGTGGCTGGGTCAGCATGATTGAACATGATTTGAGTTATTTGCAACAGCTAGCTCCTACTTTGAATGAATTAGCAATGGGAGGAACTGCTGTTGGTACTGGTTTAAATGCTGCTCCTCATTTTGCTGACTTAATTGCCGATAAAATGAGTCAATTATACGATATTGAATTTACTGCCAAGACTAATAAATTTTATGGTTTGGCAGCACATTCAGGCTTGAATGTTGTCCATGGAGCAATGAAAACTTTGGCTGCTGATTTAATGAAAATTGCTAATGATGTGCGATTCTTAGGCAGCGGTCCGCGTGCTGGCTATAATGAATTGAATATTCCAGCTAATGAACCAGGATCTTCAATTATGCCTGGAAAAGTTAATCCGACCCAAGCAGAAGCAATTACTATGGCTGCTGTTCGAGTTATGGGTAACGATGTGGTAGTGGATTTAGCTTCGAGCCAAGGCAACTTTGAAATGAATGTTTATAAGCCAGTTTTAATTGATGCCTTTTTAGAATCAGCTCAATTATTGAGTGGAACAATGATGGGCTTTGCCGATAAGATGATTTCCGGCATGACGGTCAATGAAGAACGAATGCAAGAATTAGTTGATAAATCTCTAATGACGGTTACTGCTTTATCACCACATATTGGTTATCATGATAGTGCTAAGATTGCTCAACAGGCTCAAAAAGCTGGAACCACACTAAAAGAAGCTGCTGTCAAATCAGGCAAAGTAACTTCCGAGCAATTTGATAAATGGGTTGTGCCAATCAATATGACAAATATCGATCAAAACTAA
- a CDS encoding histidine phosphatase family protein, whose protein sequence is MKYTIYMLRHGQTWFNRYNKMQGWSDSPLTPAGEEVARQAAQRLSNVAFAAAFSSDARRAIDTCKIITDANINKEHLHPTKLINFREQFYGYFEGMNSTEAWYMTLKPHGLTSFQEASKKVGLDKAKDYMKAADPFHDAENAAEYWERINTGFEYLDGIAHENDKILLVSHGTTIQSISMKYGDGTFVVNAGPANSSLTTVVRNQGQTIVTDYARKLVD, encoded by the coding sequence ATGAAATATACAATTTATATGTTGCGCCATGGACAAACCTGGTTTAACCGTTACAACAAAATGCAGGGTTGGTCGGATAGTCCCCTAACTCCTGCTGGTGAAGAAGTGGCTCGCCAAGCTGCCCAAAGGCTAAGCAATGTTGCGTTTGCAGCAGCTTTTTCTTCCGATGCTCGTCGAGCGATTGATACCTGCAAAATTATTACAGACGCTAATATTAATAAAGAACATTTGCATCCTACCAAGTTGATTAATTTTCGAGAGCAATTTTACGGTTATTTTGAAGGTATGAATTCCACTGAAGCTTGGTATATGACTTTAAAACCTCATGGACTAACTAGTTTTCAAGAAGCATCTAAAAAAGTTGGATTAGATAAAGCTAAAGATTATATGAAAGCTGCTGATCCCTTCCATGACGCTGAAAATGCTGCCGAATATTGGGAACGCATCAATACGGGGTTTGAATATTTAGATGGTATCGCTCATGAAAATGATAAAATTTTATTGGTCAGCCACGGAACTACAATTCAATCAATATCAATGAAATACGGTGATGGCACTTTTGTAGTCAATGCTGGGCCCGCTAACTCTAGCTTAACTACTGTTGTTCGAAATCAAGGTCAAACAATTGTAACTGATTACGCTCGAAAACTGGTTGACTAG
- a CDS encoding FAD:protein FMN transferase, giving the protein MNRIQKSYYNLGTLINLTLFGNPDLQELEQSHNLIAHYEDLFTVNRSHSEVMQINQAAGQHPVVVSDAVYSLVKQAILLSQENFGFNALIGPLVKLWKIGFDDAQVPSESQISQCLQLINPWDCELDDDKLTVYLKRANMQLDLGAIAKGYIADRIHDYWQALGKLAGIIDLGGNLLLMGNSPLHDNQQWSIGIQSPQSQHRKSIAAINWGPCSVVTSGIYERYLETANSYYHHILNPKTGKPLNNNLASVTIFSKHSIDGEIETGRLFFAGGPLVGWANKRSDIYGAVFVTKDKKIILQKLPQTAVTLLDDHYELTNSKKEFGF; this is encoded by the coding sequence ATGAATAGAATTCAAAAAAGTTATTACAACTTAGGAACTTTGATTAATCTCACACTCTTTGGCAATCCAGATTTACAAGAATTGGAGCAGTCCCACAATTTAATTGCTCATTATGAAGATTTATTCACCGTTAATCGTTCTCACTCGGAAGTAATGCAAATCAACCAAGCTGCCGGTCAACATCCTGTTGTTGTTAGTGATGCAGTTTACAGTTTGGTCAAACAAGCGATTTTATTAAGTCAAGAAAATTTTGGATTTAATGCTTTAATTGGACCATTAGTTAAACTATGGAAAATTGGTTTTGACGATGCCCAAGTACCATCTGAATCGCAAATCTCACAATGCTTACAACTAATTAATCCCTGGGATTGTGAACTGGATGATGATAAATTAACTGTTTATTTAAAAAGGGCTAACATGCAATTAGATTTAGGAGCAATCGCTAAAGGATATATTGCCGATCGTATTCATGACTATTGGCAAGCCTTAGGAAAACTCGCTGGAATAATTGATCTGGGTGGCAACTTATTATTAATGGGTAATTCTCCACTTCATGATAATCAACAGTGGTCAATTGGTATCCAAAGTCCACAATCCCAACACAGAAAGTCGATTGCAGCTATTAACTGGGGCCCTTGCTCAGTAGTAACTAGTGGTATTTATGAACGGTATCTAGAAACTGCTAACAGTTATTATCATCATATTTTGAATCCCAAAACTGGTAAGCCCCTTAATAATAATCTAGCAAGTGTTACTATTTTTTCGAAACATTCAATTGATGGTGAAATCGAAACAGGGAGGCTTTTCTTTGCTGGAGGGCCTTTAGTGGGGTGGGCCAACAAACGATCAGATATCTACGGAGCTGTTTTTGTTACTAAAGACAAAAAAATCATCCTGCAAAAGCTCCCACAAACTGCAGTCACTCTACTGGATGATCATTATGAACTTACTAATTCCAAAAAAGAATTTGGCTTTTAA
- a CDS encoding glucose-1-dehydrogenase, producing the protein MYQDLNKQVVVVTGGSRGIGRAIGERLAQEGMKVVINYHSNREEAQTVVDKIKAHGGQAVAVQGDVSQESDVHNLLQTALQEFGRLDVWVNNAGVESYAPTEKVSLSDWQKVIDINLNGLFLGSMAAIRHFLQQDQVGNVINVSSVHEQIPWPGFTSYAVSKGGSKLFTQTVAMEYAKRNIRINAIAPGAIDTPINAEKFADEANKQDTIDLIPMARIGKPKEVAAAAAWLASQESSYVTGATIFVDGGMTLYPSFAEGKG; encoded by the coding sequence ATGTATCAAGATTTAAACAAACAAGTAGTAGTTGTCACTGGCGGCTCACGTGGTATTGGACGGGCAATTGGGGAACGCTTAGCACAAGAAGGCATGAAGGTGGTAATTAATTATCATTCTAATCGTGAAGAAGCACAGACAGTAGTAGATAAAATAAAGGCACATGGTGGGCAAGCAGTAGCAGTACAAGGGGATGTCTCACAAGAATCAGATGTACATAACTTATTACAGACAGCTCTGCAGGAATTTGGCCGTCTTGATGTTTGGGTGAATAATGCTGGAGTAGAAAGTTATGCACCTACTGAGAAAGTATCCTTGAGTGATTGGCAAAAAGTGATTGATATTAACTTAAATGGGTTGTTTTTAGGATCAATGGCAGCAATTCGTCATTTTCTGCAGCAAGATCAAGTAGGTAATGTAATTAATGTTTCTTCAGTTCATGAACAAATACCTTGGCCAGGATTTACCAGTTATGCTGTTTCTAAAGGCGGCAGCAAACTGTTTACGCAAACTGTTGCAATGGAATATGCCAAACGCAATATTCGCATTAACGCTATTGCTCCTGGCGCAATTGATACTCCAATCAATGCCGAAAAATTTGCTGATGAAGCTAATAAACAAGATACGATTGATTTAATTCCAATGGCTAGAATTGGTAAGCCAAAAGAAGTAGCTGCTGCCGCTGCTTGGTTAGCTTCACAAGAATCTAGTTATGTGACAGGTGCTACTATTTTTGTGGATGGAGGAATGACTTTATATCCTTCATTTGCCGAAGGTAAAGGCTAA
- a CDS encoding cupin domain-containing protein translates to MNKQDYISALELEPHQEGGWYRQVYTSGMKFLDSISQDQRYYYTSIYFLLDDKNCSHFHRLNHDEIWYFHDGSPVTIHCIAPEGNYYQVKLGKDIKNGEQFQFAVPKNTIFASEVSMHDAFGLVSCVVSPGFDYRDFELLKKATLLHLYPNYSEVIKRLAID, encoded by the coding sequence ATGAACAAACAAGATTATATTTCAGCATTGGAATTAGAACCACATCAAGAAGGAGGCTGGTATCGCCAAGTATATACTAGTGGGATGAAATTTTTAGATAGTATTAGCCAAGATCAACGTTATTATTATACTTCTATTTATTTTTTATTAGATGATAAAAATTGTTCTCACTTTCACCGATTAAACCATGATGAAATTTGGTATTTTCACGATGGGTCTCCAGTTACTATTCACTGTATTGCACCCGAGGGGAATTACTATCAAGTTAAATTAGGAAAAGACATTAAAAATGGAGAGCAATTTCAATTTGCTGTACCTAAAAATACAATTTTTGCTTCTGAAGTATCAATGCATGATGCATTTGGTTTAGTTAGTTGTGTGGTATCTCCAGGATTCGATTACAGGGATTTTGAACTTTTGAAAAAGGCAACGCTTTTACACTTGTATCCTAACTATAGTGAAGTTATAAAACGTTTAGCCATTGATTAA
- a CDS encoding NADPH-dependent FMN reductase: protein MKLFAIVGTNADFSYNRILLKYIQKKFSKQAEIEICELTELPAFCEDDDLNNYSELVDIEKKITAADGIIISTPEYDHAIPAALKSLLEWMSYKVHPFKAKPVMVVGASYGTQGASRAQLQLRQILVCPEIDAYVLPGNEFLLGNTAKAFDKLGNLTEKVEDQKLQNCFNDFIDYINHFHR, encoded by the coding sequence ATGAAGCTATTTGCAATCGTTGGAACAAATGCGGATTTTTCTTATAATCGCATTTTATTAAAATATATCCAAAAGAAATTTTCTAAACAAGCAGAAATTGAAATTTGTGAATTAACGGAATTACCAGCTTTTTGTGAGGACGATGATTTAAATAATTATTCTGAATTAGTAGATATTGAAAAGAAAATTACAGCAGCTGACGGTATAATTATTAGTACACCGGAGTATGATCATGCAATTCCAGCGGCACTCAAGAGTTTATTGGAATGGATGTCTTATAAGGTTCATCCCTTTAAAGCTAAACCGGTAATGGTAGTGGGAGCTTCTTATGGAACACAGGGTGCTTCCAGAGCTCAACTGCAATTACGACAGATTTTAGTTTGCCCAGAAATTGATGCATATGTTTTGCCTGGGAATGAATTCTTATTAGGTAATACTGCCAAGGCTTTTGATAAGTTAGGGAACTTGACAGAAAAAGTAGAAGATCAAAAATTGCAAAACTGTTTTAATGACTTTATAGATTATATTAATCATTTTCATAGATAA